In the Tautonia marina genome, one interval contains:
- a CDS encoding helix-turn-helix transcriptional regulator: MGDESNSKTTGGNEWTFLSNHGHVLLCVAREPEILLREVAERVGITERAVQRIVADLEQGGYLSRVREGRRNRYEVHAELPLRHPVEAHREVRVLLDLILGPGVAKSPEPHASDG, translated from the coding sequence ATGGGAGATGAGTCAAATTCAAAAACCACGGGGGGAAACGAATGGACGTTCCTCAGTAACCACGGCCACGTCTTGCTTTGCGTCGCTCGGGAGCCGGAAATTCTCTTGCGGGAGGTGGCCGAGCGGGTGGGCATTACCGAGCGGGCGGTGCAGCGGATCGTGGCCGATCTGGAGCAGGGGGGGTATCTCTCTCGGGTCCGGGAAGGTCGGCGCAATCGGTACGAGGTCCATGCCGAGCTTCCCCTTCGGCATCCGGTCGAGGCCCATCGCGAGGTCCGGGTGCTGCTCGATCTGATCCTGGGTCCCGGAGTCGCCAAGAGTCCCGAGCCTCACGCATCGGACGGCTAA
- a CDS encoding FAD-binding domain-containing protein — protein sequence MADALDPEWPPTRAEGLRRLDAFLPRAGREYAETRNFDHGPGRHTNVSTLSPYLRHRLVREEEVVGEVLERFSLAQAEKFVQEVCWRTYWKGWLELRPGVWRSYRAEVADRLAELDRDRRLRDRWESAISGRSGIDCFDQWADELISTGYLHNHARMWFASLWIFTLRLPWALGADFFYRHLLDGDPASNTLSWRWVAGLQTQGKTYLASAGNISRFTSGRFRPTERLASTAEPVPGPPPPRPRALPPADRPGQGPVGLLLTEDDLDPTSLGLDPDQVAAIAGIVNLDDRSPMPVGPLPRAFTTGAMADALDRAGRAFNAPADHLDPVNDWLDPILDWAKRHNIDRIVTAESPQGPARDRVDALREPLQTAGVTLAVLRKDWDETFWPFATAGFFRFKAEIPEVLDRLGLMALR from the coding sequence ATGGCCGACGCGCTTGACCCCGAGTGGCCCCCGACCCGCGCCGAAGGGCTCCGCCGCCTCGATGCCTTTCTTCCCCGAGCCGGTCGGGAGTATGCCGAGACCCGCAACTTCGACCACGGGCCGGGGAGGCATACCAATGTCTCCACCCTGTCTCCCTACCTCCGTCATCGCCTCGTCCGAGAGGAAGAGGTGGTGGGGGAGGTTCTGGAGCGGTTCTCCCTCGCTCAGGCCGAGAAGTTCGTGCAGGAGGTCTGCTGGCGGACCTACTGGAAAGGCTGGCTCGAACTCCGGCCGGGGGTCTGGCGATCGTACCGGGCCGAGGTCGCCGACCGTCTCGCCGAGCTGGATCGTGACCGCCGCCTCCGCGACCGCTGGGAATCGGCCATCTCCGGGCGGTCGGGCATCGACTGCTTCGACCAGTGGGCCGACGAGTTGATCTCGACCGGCTATCTCCATAACCATGCCCGGATGTGGTTCGCCAGCCTCTGGATCTTCACGCTGCGGCTCCCCTGGGCGCTCGGGGCCGATTTCTTCTACCGCCACCTGCTCGACGGCGATCCGGCCTCGAATACCCTGTCGTGGCGATGGGTCGCTGGGCTCCAGACGCAGGGGAAAACCTACCTGGCCAGCGCGGGCAATATCTCCCGGTTCACCTCCGGACGGTTCCGGCCGACCGAGCGCTTGGCATCGACCGCCGAGCCGGTTCCCGGCCCTCCTCCTCCTCGCCCGCGTGCCTTGCCTCCGGCCGATCGCCCCGGTCAGGGGCCGGTCGGCCTCTTGCTGACCGAGGACGACCTCGACCCGACCTCCCTTGGCCTCGACCCCGATCAGGTGGCGGCCATTGCCGGGATCGTGAACCTCGACGACCGCTCGCCGATGCCCGTCGGCCCCTTGCCGCGAGCCTTCACGACCGGAGCGATGGCCGATGCGCTCGACCGCGCCGGCCGGGCTTTCAACGCCCCGGCCGATCACCTCGACCCGGTCAATGACTGGCTCGACCCGATCCTCGACTGGGCGAAGCGGCATAACATCGACCGGATCGTCACTGCCGAGTCTCCCCAGGGACCGGCCCGCGATCGTGTCGATGCCCTCCGCGAACCGCTTCAAACGGCCGGAGTCACGCTTGCCGTCCTGCGAAAAGACTGGGACGAAACCTTCTGGCCCTTCGCCACCGCCGGCTTCTTTCGCTTCAAAGCCGAGATCCCTGAGGTCCTCGACCGTCTCGGCCTGATGGCGCTCCGTTGA
- a CDS encoding NAD(P)/FAD-dependent oxidoreductase, whose product MSKHFGVIGAGIAGLTAARRLRNQGHSVLVLDKGRRPGGRTSTRSMDGLSFDHGPPFFTITDPMVRAFGETSGVFSCLEAWQGRFARLEAGRLVPELPDPPRLVGVPGMGTIGQRLAQEIDVRVSVHVNRLERSAGGWTIIDRDGSSYGPFDALIVTAPPAQAAALLREHSELAATLEPIPMAVCFSWMIAPESRTALPFDGIRCDHPVLRWASNEQSKPGRPDSPALVVQANHTWSEAHRDSDPSEVVRLLRLAVEESFAIRLGPPRLESLHRWLFAQPVEPLGTPCLIDPDACLAACGDWALRGSIEGAIQSGFACAQTLMEALA is encoded by the coding sequence ATGTCGAAACATTTTGGGGTCATCGGAGCCGGCATTGCCGGGTTGACCGCCGCGCGCCGGTTGCGTAATCAGGGACACTCCGTTCTGGTCCTCGATAAAGGAAGACGCCCCGGAGGCCGCACCTCGACCCGGTCGATGGATGGCCTCTCGTTTGACCACGGCCCTCCGTTTTTTACGATCACGGATCCGATGGTTCGAGCCTTTGGGGAAACCTCGGGCGTCTTCTCCTGTCTCGAAGCGTGGCAAGGGCGCTTCGCTCGCCTCGAAGCCGGCCGATTGGTGCCGGAGCTTCCCGATCCCCCTCGGTTGGTGGGGGTTCCCGGCATGGGGACGATCGGCCAGAGGCTCGCTCAAGAGATTGACGTGCGTGTGAGCGTTCATGTCAATCGGCTCGAACGATCGGCCGGGGGCTGGACGATCATCGATCGAGACGGCTCCTCGTACGGCCCGTTCGACGCGCTGATCGTGACGGCTCCCCCCGCGCAGGCTGCCGCCTTGCTTCGCGAGCATTCGGAACTGGCCGCGACACTCGAACCGATTCCGATGGCGGTCTGTTTCTCCTGGATGATCGCTCCGGAGAGCAGAACGGCCTTGCCGTTCGACGGCATCCGATGCGATCATCCCGTCCTGCGTTGGGCGTCGAACGAACAGAGCAAACCGGGCCGACCGGATTCGCCCGCCCTGGTTGTCCAGGCGAATCACACCTGGTCCGAGGCCCACCGCGATTCCGATCCCTCGGAGGTTGTCCGACTCTTGCGGTTGGCCGTCGAGGAGTCGTTTGCGATCCGCCTTGGCCCGCCTCGCCTGGAGTCGCTCCACCGATGGCTCTTTGCCCAACCGGTTGAGCCTTTGGGAACCCCTTGCCTGATCGACCCCGATGCCTGCCTGGCCGCCTGCGGCGATTGGGCCTTGCGAGGGTCGATCGAGGGGGCGATTCAGAGCGGATTCGCCTGTGCTCAGACATTGATGGAAGCTCTTGCGTGA
- a CDS encoding alkaline phosphatase D family protein: MSKSSVSRRSFLVDSAAATAALSALPRAGRAEDRPEAEFRSRWERVPDRVWPGAAFWSNPLQDWRIRGGRLECLRPATGRSLHLLTHDLADRPGTLRMSVRLGSLDGGPLAEATGSAGFSIGVRGPLGDYRNNLVHGSGFPAGLRTNGRLVLGDGSEAASDPVDLNVEEVELRLTIDPDQDGFRLTLSAIDPKDDRVLGTVERSGVPGASLVGNLALVSNFGPPRPAAQQASNPNAPPAGTWWFADWSVSGSKVEAHDDHRFGPILFNQYTLHGGTMKMSVQMPPLGPDDEPSVRLLIDRDGSWQPVAEGRIDPRSFLATFRVEGWDDQVDTPYRLSYVERFTDGSTREDSFDGLIRRDPVEAERLTVADISCNAHYAFPNEACVASVAKLDPDLIAFTGDQFYESTGGFGVERNDVDIALLDLLRKWYQHGWTWRDLTRDRPSIAIPDDHDVYHGNLWGEGGKKAPGNTSEAESKGGYKQMAEFVNVVHAIETAHHPDSPAEPGLQGITGYYGPLIYGGIGFAILADRQYKSGPDGKVPPTTSGRADHVVDPDFDPETADRPGLELLGDPQLRFLQEWADDWRGVDMKAVFSQTIFTAMATHHGQPDNRLIADYDTNGWPQTPRDEAVRALRRAFAFHLAGDQHLPAVVHYGIDAHRDAGVAFASPAVNNLYPRWFWPESPGENRPSGAPEELGDFRDSFDHPLTVLACANPKPERRPGVGVLEAETDKSAGFGVVRFHKADRTITVECWPLLADPTEPGTQFPGWPVTVSQLDNGGARAARAELPEVVVRGVDRPVVQVIDESTNEPIYGLRLAGSRWRPFTFTEGLYTIRVLDPESGRSVERRGLAARKGNDATIEITL; this comes from the coding sequence ATGAGCAAGTCTTCCGTCTCTCGCCGGTCGTTCCTCGTTGATTCCGCCGCGGCGACCGCGGCCCTCTCCGCCCTGCCGCGAGCAGGACGCGCCGAGGACCGACCGGAGGCCGAGTTCCGCAGCCGATGGGAACGTGTTCCCGATCGCGTCTGGCCCGGCGCCGCCTTCTGGTCGAACCCGCTGCAGGACTGGCGGATTCGAGGCGGGCGGCTGGAGTGCCTTCGCCCCGCCACCGGCCGATCGTTGCATCTGCTGACGCATGACCTGGCCGATCGCCCGGGGACGCTTCGCATGAGTGTCCGGCTGGGATCGCTCGACGGCGGCCCGCTGGCTGAGGCGACCGGATCGGCCGGCTTCTCGATTGGCGTTCGGGGGCCGCTGGGGGACTACCGCAACAACCTGGTGCATGGTTCGGGATTCCCGGCCGGCCTGCGCACCAACGGTCGCCTGGTGCTTGGCGACGGTTCCGAGGCCGCCTCGGACCCGGTCGACTTGAACGTCGAGGAGGTTGAGCTTCGCCTCACGATCGACCCCGACCAGGACGGATTCCGCCTGACGCTCTCGGCCATCGACCCGAAGGACGACCGCGTGCTGGGCACGGTCGAGCGCTCGGGAGTGCCGGGGGCATCGCTGGTCGGCAACCTCGCCCTCGTGAGCAATTTCGGCCCTCCTCGTCCCGCGGCGCAGCAGGCGAGTAACCCGAACGCTCCCCCGGCCGGGACCTGGTGGTTCGCCGACTGGAGCGTCTCCGGCTCGAAGGTCGAGGCCCACGACGACCACCGCTTCGGCCCGATCCTCTTTAACCAGTACACTCTGCACGGCGGCACGATGAAGATGTCGGTGCAGATGCCCCCCCTCGGCCCGGACGATGAGCCATCGGTCCGCCTGCTCATCGATCGGGACGGCTCGTGGCAACCCGTTGCCGAGGGGAGGATTGACCCCCGATCGTTCCTCGCCACCTTTCGGGTTGAAGGGTGGGATGATCAGGTCGACACCCCTTATCGCCTGTCGTATGTCGAACGCTTCACCGACGGATCGACCCGAGAGGACTCCTTCGACGGCCTCATCCGTCGCGATCCGGTCGAGGCCGAGCGTTTGACCGTGGCCGACATCTCCTGCAACGCCCACTACGCCTTCCCGAACGAGGCCTGCGTGGCGAGCGTCGCGAAGCTTGACCCCGACCTGATCGCCTTCACCGGCGACCAGTTCTACGAGTCGACCGGCGGCTTCGGCGTCGAGCGGAACGACGTGGACATTGCCTTGCTCGACCTCCTGCGCAAGTGGTATCAGCATGGCTGGACCTGGCGCGACCTGACCCGAGATCGCCCAAGTATCGCCATTCCCGACGATCACGACGTCTACCACGGCAACCTCTGGGGAGAAGGCGGCAAGAAGGCCCCCGGCAACACCTCCGAGGCCGAGTCGAAGGGGGGCTACAAGCAGATGGCCGAGTTCGTCAACGTCGTCCACGCGATCGAGACGGCTCACCACCCCGACTCTCCCGCCGAGCCGGGCCTTCAGGGGATCACCGGCTATTACGGCCCCCTGATCTACGGCGGCATTGGCTTCGCCATCCTCGCCGATCGCCAGTACAAGAGCGGCCCCGACGGCAAGGTGCCCCCCACCACCAGCGGCCGCGCCGACCACGTGGTCGATCCCGACTTCGACCCGGAAACCGCCGACCGGCCCGGCCTGGAATTGCTGGGCGATCCGCAGCTTCGCTTCCTCCAGGAGTGGGCCGACGACTGGCGAGGGGTCGACATGAAGGCCGTCTTCTCGCAGACCATCTTCACGGCGATGGCCACCCACCACGGTCAGCCCGACAACCGGCTCATCGCCGACTACGACACTAATGGCTGGCCGCAGACCCCCCGCGACGAGGCCGTCCGGGCCTTGCGACGCGCCTTCGCCTTCCACCTGGCCGGCGACCAGCACCTGCCGGCCGTTGTCCATTACGGGATCGACGCGCACCGAGACGCCGGGGTCGCCTTCGCCAGCCCGGCGGTGAACAACCTGTACCCTCGGTGGTTCTGGCCCGAGTCTCCGGGGGAGAACCGGCCCAGCGGGGCTCCCGAGGAGCTGGGCGACTTCCGGGACAGCTTCGACCATCCCTTGACCGTCCTGGCCTGCGCCAATCCGAAGCCAGAGCGAAGGCCCGGCGTCGGTGTGCTTGAGGCCGAGACGGACAAGTCGGCCGGCTTCGGTGTCGTCCGGTTCCACAAAGCCGACCGGACGATCACGGTCGAATGCTGGCCCCTCTTGGCCGACCCGACCGAGCCGGGCACCCAGTTCCCCGGCTGGCCGGTCACGGTGTCTCAGCTTGACAACGGCGGCGCCCGAGCGGCTCGGGCCGAGTTGCCCGAGGTCGTCGTTCGGGGCGTCGATCGGCCGGTCGTCCAGGTGATCGACGAATCGACGAATGAGCCGATCTATGGCCTTCGGCTTGCAGGTTCCCGCTGGCGGCCCTTCACCTTTACCGAAGGGTTGTACACGATTCGCGTTCTTGATCCCGAGTCGGGCCGATCGGTCGAACGACGCGGCCTGGCCGCCCGAAAGGGGAACGACGCCACGATCGAGATCACGCTCTGA
- a CDS encoding sulfatase — translation MTSGIASRFVVLVGVVALAPFSSADAADRPNVLFLISDDLNNALNTYGHPQMKTPNIDRLAARGVRFDRAYCQFPLCGPSRNSMLTGLYPNSTGILSNAQIFRQSIPSHVSLPQAFRLDGYFAARIGKLYHYGVPRSIGTNGHDDPGSWELELNPAGVDRLEEEPKIFTLTPGQFGGTLSWYASPKSDEYHTDGIMASDAEWVLERCARQADRPFFLAVGFYRPHTPYVAPEDYFKQYPREQISLVEGVEEDQQDIPPAGLMSAKREQDKLTDELRREAIQAYYASISFMDAQVGRVLDALDRLGLAENTIVVMTSDHGYHLGEHGLWQKMSLFEESARVPMIIAAPGVSKGGTVAPAPVGLIDLYPTLAELCGVEAPENLQGQSLVPLLRDPEAPGRGWSLSQVTRGGGGQGRFFGYSIRTPRWRYTEWDDGNRGLELYDHEADPLEQTNLADCPNHVETITELSRLLRESVRSTYPPSGEIPEVQGTLWMPNLTNP, via the coding sequence ATGACTTCTGGGATCGCGTCGCGGTTCGTCGTGCTGGTCGGGGTGGTCGCCCTGGCTCCGTTCTCCTCGGCCGATGCGGCCGACCGGCCGAACGTCCTGTTTCTCATCTCCGATGACCTGAACAATGCGTTGAACACGTATGGTCATCCCCAGATGAAAACCCCCAATATCGATCGCCTCGCGGCGCGAGGGGTTCGGTTCGACCGGGCCTATTGCCAGTTCCCCCTTTGCGGGCCGAGCCGCAACTCGATGCTCACGGGTCTATATCCGAACAGTACGGGGATCTTGAGTAATGCTCAGATCTTCCGTCAGTCGATCCCGTCTCACGTCAGCTTGCCGCAGGCGTTCCGGCTCGATGGTTACTTCGCCGCCCGGATCGGCAAGCTGTATCACTACGGGGTGCCTCGGTCGATCGGCACGAACGGGCACGACGACCCCGGCTCATGGGAGTTGGAACTGAACCCGGCCGGGGTCGATCGGCTGGAGGAAGAGCCGAAGATCTTTACCCTCACCCCTGGCCAGTTCGGCGGCACGTTGAGCTGGTATGCCTCTCCCAAGAGCGACGAGTACCACACCGACGGCATCATGGCCAGCGATGCCGAGTGGGTCCTCGAACGCTGCGCCCGGCAGGCCGATCGGCCGTTCTTCCTGGCCGTCGGCTTCTATCGGCCTCATACGCCGTACGTCGCGCCGGAAGATTATTTCAAACAGTATCCGCGTGAGCAAATCTCCCTGGTGGAAGGGGTTGAGGAGGACCAGCAGGACATCCCTCCCGCCGGCCTGATGAGCGCCAAGCGCGAGCAGGACAAGCTGACCGACGAGCTGCGCCGCGAGGCGATTCAGGCGTACTACGCCAGCATCAGCTTCATGGATGCTCAGGTCGGCCGGGTGCTTGATGCGCTCGATCGGCTCGGCCTGGCCGAGAACACGATCGTCGTCATGACCAGTGACCACGGCTATCACCTGGGCGAGCATGGCCTCTGGCAGAAGATGAGCCTGTTCGAGGAGAGTGCCCGGGTGCCGATGATCATCGCGGCGCCGGGCGTTTCGAAAGGGGGGACGGTCGCTCCTGCTCCGGTGGGTCTGATCGATCTGTACCCGACCCTGGCCGAGCTGTGCGGAGTCGAGGCGCCGGAGAACCTTCAGGGGCAGAGCCTCGTTCCCTTGCTCCGTGATCCGGAAGCCCCCGGCCGCGGCTGGTCGCTTAGCCAGGTGACCCGGGGAGGAGGCGGGCAGGGGAGGTTCTTCGGCTACTCGATTCGAACCCCCCGCTGGCGCTACACCGAATGGGACGACGGGAACCGCGGGCTCGAACTCTACGACCACGAGGCCGACCCCCTCGAACAGACCAACCTGGCCGACTGCCCGAATCACGTCGAAACGATCACCGAGCTTTCCCGCTTGCTCCGCGAGTCGGTCCGCTCGACCTATCCCCCCTCGGGCGAGATCCCCGAAGTCCAGGGGACCCTCTGGATGCCGAACCTGACCAACCCCTGA
- a CDS encoding trypsin-like serine protease, producing MSGHRGGEQVRRAGLRGSARRHLAEEGRKRRFFTSLERLEDRVTPVIGAIGVPPQVLPGSGFDGIANLGGCTGSLLPTGRHILTAAHCVDDDGDGVADSTNYSVTFNMPGDRVIRMNVPQANVIVHPMWGGGDNISDGFDVAVMILPNYAPVGAERFSIADPKDGTVGADPTASSFVDSSGMITANDVRNTNDILIRFLDGPNAGLARTVSNLDDTTQVITVNSAFPNVPNVGDTFEYIFRGSQIIGYGNTGTGTEGQQTGTSGIKRVGYNQLESTDDLNGGDGGSMFQNGIIGALFQMPPAGFDTSEAALGQGDSGGPLLVGRSIIGIASYGRGGADFDSSDFWAYAPQFTTSFIDPILTQAGPLTLDMDDQDDGQDGVPDLISVVVDNTDDDITIFVNGRSLGSVDLAEVTELRLIGSNDDDTFIIEGDFDLPVFVDGRRGNDELRIRRSGRDDDLVYRPGSNTGDGEIDVDTGSIVSTITFEDLEPLLISNVASYTLKTTDRTVLTVAQAGPDRNIVTGTHDGGVAFESVTFFDVDEFIIETDDVFSENDEFTVLTPLVAEDLDTFTIRSFGGNDTLTIGTNFRLPSSGGSFTFDAGTGSGDLIKATGDSDLILSDTSLASVGSATGASQGTLLLSGVEEAILTGGMLANVINAAGFSGSLVLNGGDGNDVLTGGSGQNSVYGNAGSDTLISVNGSGLYEGGEGNDHLEFFGSAVIGNNLAVLANGVGVVITSSVGSRNLGVHTVESIFLGASTSSDDIQVGNLRDTDVRLVTLDLGLDAVRDTVSIENPNIADEVSITTPGPGMVNVEQTQNANVVILNSLASCPFGPNDDVLILNTNAGNDTVMASPEASEEIGLVINAGDGNDFVMANGTINGGRGNDNLSGAGGLCPVTIDGGEGDDQICGNDGNDLLNGGAGNDSIYGAGGDDTINGGDGNDLLAGNDGNDTINGDAGNDTIGGGAGDDTIAGGLGDDLIYGDSDADCGESSLQPIASGQGNDTLNGNVGNDTISGEGGDDAIFGDEGDDTLSGGDGNDTISGGDGDDTISGDDGNDTISGADGDDIISGGDGNDTISGGDGNDTISGGDDNDEIQGNLGDDLLVGDEGDDLIHGGLGADTIYGVDGRDRLCGGLAPGEPGNPELDGNDLISGGNDDDAIVGDAGDDTLFGDDGNDQIWGSAGNDALHGGTGNDAMVGGAGDDFLNGGDGNDLMFGLTGNDTLWGGNDDDSMYGGDGDDVMLGGTPETANTVHGPRNPSLPSDGNDVMLGGLGFDHVDGGNGDNILDAGDDGLVETVLAGVGNDIGFSHRIRGHKVSDRMALDGGHNQDRHRGGLVEPAIPDEVCDFVVFAQPEPVVTPAPGPVHVPLHNGASRPRSWAPRTRPVVVRPTQVRRRLPLVSTQQPINQPTPARYWSLRSAPQSTLAGLGPMARLLARRGGRSV from the coding sequence ATGAGCGGTCATCGAGGCGGAGAACAAGTGCGACGAGCAGGTCTGCGCGGGTCGGCTCGCCGACATCTGGCAGAGGAGGGGCGGAAAAGGCGGTTCTTCACAAGCTTGGAGCGGCTTGAAGACAGAGTGACGCCGGTCATCGGCGCGATCGGTGTGCCACCGCAGGTCCTGCCCGGGTCGGGGTTCGACGGGATTGCCAATCTGGGGGGTTGCACGGGATCGCTGCTGCCGACGGGCCGCCACATCTTAACGGCTGCGCATTGTGTCGATGACGACGGCGACGGGGTGGCTGATAGCACGAACTACTCCGTTACCTTCAACATGCCGGGTGATCGCGTCATTCGGATGAACGTTCCGCAAGCGAACGTGATTGTTCATCCCATGTGGGGAGGCGGCGACAACATTTCCGATGGCTTCGACGTCGCCGTGATGATTCTGCCGAATTATGCGCCCGTGGGTGCCGAGCGATTCTCGATTGCCGATCCCAAAGATGGCACCGTGGGGGCCGATCCCACGGCAAGCTCGTTCGTCGACAGCAGTGGAATGATCACCGCCAACGATGTCCGGAACACAAACGACATCCTCATTCGCTTCCTTGACGGGCCCAACGCGGGTCTTGCCCGGACGGTCAGCAACCTTGACGACACGACCCAGGTGATCACCGTCAATTCGGCCTTCCCCAACGTGCCGAACGTGGGTGACACCTTCGAGTACATCTTCCGTGGCTCGCAGATCATCGGTTATGGCAATACGGGCACGGGCACCGAGGGGCAGCAGACCGGCACCTCGGGCATTAAACGCGTCGGTTATAATCAGCTTGAATCAACGGATGATCTCAATGGCGGTGACGGCGGATCGATGTTCCAGAACGGCATCATCGGCGCGTTGTTCCAGATGCCGCCTGCTGGCTTTGATACGTCCGAGGCGGCGCTGGGGCAGGGTGACTCGGGAGGCCCGTTGCTGGTGGGCCGGTCGATCATCGGCATCGCGTCGTACGGGCGAGGCGGAGCTGACTTCGACTCCTCTGATTTTTGGGCGTATGCGCCGCAATTCACGACAAGCTTCATTGACCCGATCCTGACGCAGGCCGGCCCGTTGACCCTGGACATGGACGACCAGGACGACGGCCAGGACGGTGTGCCCGACCTCATTAGCGTGGTTGTCGATAATACGGATGATGACATCACGATTTTTGTGAACGGTCGATCTCTGGGTTCGGTCGACCTTGCCGAGGTGACTGAGCTTCGGCTGATCGGTTCCAATGACGATGACACCTTCATCATCGAGGGCGACTTCGATTTGCCGGTATTCGTTGATGGCCGCCGCGGCAATGACGAGCTTCGAATCCGGCGGAGCGGTCGCGACGATGACCTGGTTTATCGCCCTGGCTCCAACACGGGCGATGGTGAGATCGATGTCGACACTGGATCGATTGTCAGCACGATCACGTTTGAGGACCTTGAGCCGCTGCTGATCAGCAACGTGGCCTCTTACACGCTGAAGACGACCGATCGAACTGTGTTGACCGTCGCACAAGCGGGTCCCGACCGGAACATCGTCACGGGCACGCATGACGGGGGCGTGGCGTTTGAATCGGTGACGTTCTTCGATGTGGACGAGTTCATCATCGAAACCGATGACGTCTTCTCCGAGAATGACGAGTTCACCGTCCTGACTCCGCTGGTGGCCGAAGACCTGGACACCTTTACGATTCGATCCTTCGGCGGGAACGACACGCTGACCATCGGCACCAATTTTCGCCTGCCGTCCTCGGGCGGTTCGTTCACGTTCGACGCTGGAACGGGGTCGGGAGACCTGATCAAGGCGACCGGCGATTCCGATCTGATCCTTTCCGACACATCGTTGGCCAGTGTCGGCTCAGCGACGGGTGCCTCGCAGGGAACGCTCCTGCTGAGCGGTGTCGAAGAGGCGATTCTCACGGGTGGGATGCTGGCGAACGTGATCAACGCCGCGGGCTTCAGCGGCTCGCTCGTGCTGAACGGTGGCGATGGCAACGATGTCCTGACTGGCGGTTCTGGCCAGAACTCGGTTTACGGCAATGCCGGATCGGACACGCTGATCAGCGTCAACGGCAGCGGTCTTTACGAGGGAGGCGAGGGGAACGACCATCTGGAGTTCTTCGGCTCAGCGGTCATCGGGAACAATCTCGCCGTTCTCGCGAACGGAGTCGGGGTTGTCATCACCTCGTCGGTGGGGTCGAGGAATCTGGGGGTTCATACCGTCGAGTCGATCTTCCTTGGCGCGTCAACGAGTTCCGACGACATTCAGGTCGGCAATCTCCGTGATACGGACGTGCGACTCGTCACGCTTGATCTGGGCCTCGATGCCGTTCGCGACACGGTCTCGATTGAGAATCCGAACATCGCCGACGAGGTCAGCATCACGACCCCGGGCCCGGGCATGGTCAATGTGGAGCAGACGCAGAACGCCAACGTCGTGATCCTCAACTCGCTGGCGAGCTGTCCGTTCGGGCCAAACGACGACGTGCTGATCCTGAACACGAATGCCGGCAACGACACGGTGATGGCCTCTCCCGAGGCGTCGGAGGAGATCGGCCTGGTCATCAATGCCGGTGACGGCAACGACTTCGTCATGGCCAACGGCACGATCAATGGCGGCCGTGGAAATGATAACCTGTCCGGCGCGGGCGGGTTGTGCCCGGTCACCATCGACGGTGGCGAGGGAGATGACCAGATCTGTGGCAACGACGGCAACGATTTGCTCAACGGTGGTGCCGGCAACGACTCGATCTACGGGGCCGGTGGCGACGACACCATCAACGGCGGCGATGGCAACGACCTCCTCGCCGGGAACGACGGCAACGACACCATCAATGGCGACGCGGGGAACGACACCATCGGCGGCGGTGCGGGGGACGACACCATCGCGGGGGGCCTCGGCGATGATCTGATTTACGGCGACTCCGACGCCGATTGCGGCGAATCGAGCCTGCAGCCCATCGCCAGCGGTCAAGGCAACGACACCCTCAACGGGAACGTGGGCAACGACACCATCTCCGGCGAAGGGGGGGATGACGCGATCTTCGGCGATGAGGGGGACGACACCCTCTCCGGCGGCGATGGGAACGACACCATCTCCGGCGGCGATGGCGACGACACCATCTCCGGCGACGATGGGAACGACACGATCTCTGGGGCCGATGGCGACGACATCATCTCCGGCGGCGATGGGAACGACACCATCTCCGGCGGCGATGGGAACGACACCATCTCCGGCGGCGATGACAACGACGAGATTCAGGGCAACCTGGGCGATGACCTTCTCGTCGGCGACGAAGGGGACGACCTCATTCACGGTGGCCTGGGTGCCGACACCATCTACGGTGTCGACGGCCGCGATCGCCTCTGCGGCGGTCTCGCCCCCGGCGAACCTGGCAACCCCGAACTCGATGGGAATGACCTGATCAGCGGTGGCAATGACGACGATGCCATCGTCGGCGACGCCGGAGACGACACCCTCTTCGGCGACGACGGAAACGACCAGATCTGGGGTTCCGCCGGAAATGATGCCCTCCACGGCGGCACAGGAAACGACGCCATGGTCGGCGGCGCCGGCGACGACTTCCTGAACGGCGGCGACGGCAACGACCTCATGTTCGGTCTCACGGGGAACGACACCCTCTGGGGCGGCAACGACGACGATTCGATGTACGGCGGTGATGGCGACGACGTCATGCTCGGCGGCACTCCCGAAACCGCCAACACCGTCCACGGCCCGCGCAACCCAAGCCTGCCCAGCGACGGCAACGACGTCATGCTTGGCGGCCTTGGGTTCGATCACGTCGATGGCGGAAATGGTGACAACATCCTTGACGCTGGCGACGATGGTCTGGTTGAGACCGTCCTGGCGGGCGTCGGCAACGACATCGGATTCTCGCACCGGATTCGCGGCCATAAGGTGAGCGACCGCATGGCGCTCGATGGCGGGCACAACCAGGACCGCCATCGCGGCGGCCTCGTCGAACCGGCCATCCCTGACGAAGTCTGCGACTTCGTCGTCTTCGCCCAGCCCGAACCGGTCGTCACTCCAGCACCCGGCCCGGTTCACGTTCCGTTGCACAACGGTGCTTCGCGTCCTCGCTCATGGGCCCCACGGACCAGGCCAGTGGTTGTGAGGCCCACCCAGGTGAGACGAAGGTTGCCGCTCGTCTCCACGCAACAACCGATCAACCAGCCGACCCCGGCACGGTACTGGAGCCTTCGCTCCGCTCCGCAATCGACCCTGGCCGGTCTGGGGCCGATGGCCCGCTTGCTCGCCCGACGAGGCGGCAGGTCGGTCTGA